Within Bradymonas sediminis, the genomic segment TATCAAAGGTCTGGTCGTCGACATCGGGGAGTCCTCGGTGGCCACGGCGATGGCGACCGAGCAGGGGACGCGCCTGTCGGAGAATACCACCGATAACGCGCTGAAGATCACGCTGATTACCCAGCAACAGAAGTCGGGCACCGAGCAGGTCACCCAGTCGATGGACGAGCTCAGTTGCCTGATCAACCAGGACGTTGCCGGCACGCAGCAGGTGACGATGGCGGCCAGTGAGCTGGTGAAGCTCGCTGAGAGCCTGCGCGGGCTGGTCGATAAATTTCAGCTCGGCGCGCTCCCTCCGGCGTCCCGGACGGGGTCGTTTGCCGCCCGCGCGCCCGTGCGCCCGGTCTATCGCGGCGCCCCGCAGAGCGCGCGCACCTCGGCGATTCCGCTGAGCAAGTCGAGCAAACCGGCGGCCGCGAAACCCGCCGAGGAGGCGGGTGAATTCGAGCCGGAGGCGGCCGCGTCTTCGCTGGAGCAGACGTCGGATATTCCGTCGGATTCGGGGGCCGATCAGCCCACCATCGAGTTCTCCACGCAGCTCTCGGAGGAGCAGCAGCACGAGGTTATGAGCAAGATGGTCGCGGGTCGCCCCGCGGCTCAGATGACGCTTGAGGCCGATTTTGGGGAGCTCGATGAGCTCAGTGATTTCGACGATATTGCGGGCGCCGGCGTGGGGTCGCTGCGCGAGGATTCCGGAAATATCGACGCCGAGCTCGACGCCCTGGAGCGAGAGCTCGACAAGAAGGCGAGTGAGTCGAGCGCATCCAACGCACGTCCCTCCGAGAAGTCCGAGGAATCATGAGCTTTGGCGCCCTGATCGAGAAATTTCGAGCCGTCGCGCTCGACCGTATCGAGCGCATGAACGTGCTGCTGGTGCAGCTTGAGCATGATCCCATGGACGCTGAGGCGACCGAGGAGATTCTGCGCGAGATTCATACGCTTAAAGGCGAAGCCAAGATGATGGGCTTTGCCGATGTGAACCTGGTGTCTCATCAAACCGAGCATCTGCTCACGCTGATCACCGAGCGCGGCTTCGAGATCCCGCAGAATGTGGTCGATGTCGCGTTTGAGGGCTTCGATATCGTGCGGCAATTGCTCACCAAATCGGCCGGGGCGTCGGACGCGCCGGTCGATCTGTCGGGGTTCGTCGAGCGGGTGACGGGCGCGCGAAGCGCGGCGGCATTGCCGAGTTCCCCGCCGATCTCAGAGGTGTTTTACGAGCCGCCAAGCCAGGCGCCGGCGAGCCAATTCGACGACCTGGCGGCCTCGCTTGCGGCCGATAGTTGGGGAGATAGTGCGGGGCCGAGCGACGATTTTCAGGACGGGCTGAGAGCTTCGGGCGGCGAGGGCTCGCGCGCGACGGCGATGGACTCCGAGGGCGTCGACCGAAGTTGGGCGCCCGGCGGGTTGCGCCGGGGTGGCCACGGTCGCTCCACGCGCGCGCGCATCGACGCCTCCCAGGTGGCCACCGCCCGGCGCGATGGCTCGGGCAAGTCGGATGATTCGCCGAGTTCGACCTCTTCGGACCGCCTGCTTCGCCTGCAAGTCGGCGGCAGCCTGCGCGTGGACCTGGAGAAGCTTGAGCGCCTGGGCGACGTCGCCGGCGAGGTGCTCTTGCTCAGCCGGCGCCTGAACTACGGCCTGGGCGAATTGGCCTCGATTCGCGATGACCTGCGCCTGTGGTTGGAGCGCCTGGACGGGGTCTTGCCGATTCAGACCGTGAGTCAGTTGCGCAACGTCGTGCATCGGTTTGACGACTTCACCAGCGGCACCCGCGAGGAGACCTACCTGATCACCTCGCGCACCGCTCAGCTCGACGAAGAGGTGCGCGGGTTGCGCCACGTGCCGTTGGCCCAGGTCATGAGCCACTATCCGCGCGCGGTGCGCGACCTCGCCCGCGAGCAGGGAAAACGCGTGCGCCTGGTCCACGCCTTCGGCAATGTCGAGGTCGACCGCACGCTCCTGTCCGCGCTCTCTGAGCCGATGCTTCACCTGATCCGAAACGCCGTCGATCACGGCATCGAGTCGCCCGAGGAGCGCCAGGAAATGGGCAAGGAGCAGGAGGCGGTGATCCGCCTGCAGGCCGAGTATATCGGCGACAGCATTCGGGTCGTGATCGAAGATGACGGGCGCGGGATCTCGCCGCAGTTATTGCGCGAGAAGGCCGTCGCGCGCGGACTCTTTAGCCCGGAGCGCGCCGAATTATTGAGCGACCAGGAGGCGCTCGCCCTGATCTTTGATGCCGGGTTTACCACCCGCGACAGCGTCAGCGACGTCAGCGGGCGCGGCATCGGCATGGACGTGGTGCGCCGCCAGGTGACCGAAATGGGCGGGTATATCGAGGTCGAGAGCGAGGTCGGTGAGGGCACCTCGATCACGATGATCTTGCCGGTCTCAAGCGCGGTCAGCCAGGTCCTGATGGTCGAGATCGGCGGGCGACAATTCGCGCTGGCGGCCAAACAGGTGGTACGCGTGGGCGCGGTGTCGCGCGCCGAGATCATGCGCAGCCACGGCGCGGCGTTTGTCGATTACGACGGCGAGATGATCGCGTTGGCGGATTGGGCGCAGCTGTTAATCGCGCGAGGCGAGCCGCAGCCGGTCGACACGCGTGAGAAGTTGACGGTGTTGATCCTTCGGCGCGGCTCCCAATTTGTGGCCGTGTCGGTGTGTCAGGTGCTCGGCGAGCGCGAGGCGATGAGCCGGCCGTTTGGCGATTTTTTGCGCGGCGTCCGCCTCTGTCGCGGCGTCGCGCTCACCGACGCCGGCGAGGTCGTGCCGCTGCTCAACGTCCCCGAATTATTGGCCCAATCCGACGTCACTTCGCCCCGAAATATGGCGACCCTGTCGACGCGCGCGCGCAGCGAAAAGCTCGCGGGCGCCGAGGCCACAGCGACTTCGCCCGGGGCAAAAGAAAGCGGCGATAACCCGGACTTCGCCGACCTGGCGCCGCACGCTCATGAGGACCCCGACACGAGCAATTATAGCCCCCAATATCGGGTGCTGGTCGTTGAGGATAGCGAGATCACCCGGGATCTGGTGACCCGAATTCTGGGCAACCACGGCTATCAATTCGTCATCGCCGAAGACGGCCAGATGGGCTGGGAGTTGCTGCAGCAGCACCCGGTTGACCTGGTGCTCAGCGATGTTCAAATGCCGCGCATGGACGGGCTGGAGTTGCTCAGCAAGATTCGCGCCTCTCGGGAGTTCGCGGACCTTCCGGTGGTGATGCTCACCACGCTCGGCGACCCCAAAGACAAGGCGCGGGCGCTGGGTCTTGGGGCCGACGGCTACCTGGTGAAATTGGACTTCCAGGAGAGCGATTTGGTGGAGATGGTCCGGCGCCACCTGGTGATCGACTAGGGCTCAAGTCGGCCGGATTAGAAGACCTGCTTTCGCTTGGAGCTCGACAAAAAGCCCATGCTCTCGCGGTATTTAGCCACGGTGCGCCGGGCGATGTCGATATTCTGTTCGTCGGCGAGTTTTTGGGCAATCTTGGCGTCCGACAACGGCTTTTTGGGGTCCTCGCCGCTGATGATGTCGCGGATCTTCGCCTTCACGGCCTCGCTGGCGAGGTCGTCTCCGCCGGTCTTGGTGATGGCGGAGTTGAAGAAATATTTGAGCTCGAAGACCCCGCGCGGGGTGTGCACGTATTTATTGGTGGTGACGCGGCTGATGGTCGACTCGTGCATCTCGATATCGTCGGCGACCTCTTTGAGCACGAGGGGGCGCAGGTATTCGACGCCCTTCTCGAAGAAATCACGCTGGAATTTGATGATGCTCTCGGTGACCTTGATGATGGTCGATTGGCGCTGCTCAATGCTGCGGATCAGCCACAGGGCGCCGCGTAATTTGTCCTGAATATAGTCGCGGACCTCGTCCTTTTCGCCGTCCTCCTTCTTCTGGGCGAGCATCGACTTATAATAATTCGACACCCGAAGCTGCGGCAACCCGTCGTCATTAAGGGTGCAGACCAATTCGCCATCCTCGTTTCTGACGATATAGATATCGGGGGTGATATAGCGGCCGGCTTCCTGGCTAAACGGGCGCCCGGGCTTGGGTTCGAGCCCGGCGATCAGGCGCGCCGCGCGGATAACCTCTTCGTCGTCGACCTCGAGGGCGCGGGTGATATTATTGATCTTCTTGCGCTCCAGATCCAAGAGATGGTCGTTGAGGATCGCCATGACGGTCTCATCGTCGGGCATCAACTCCCGGGCCTGGA encodes:
- the rpoN gene encoding RNA polymerase factor sigma-54 → MEMGLRAQLKQTQQLRMTPQLQQAIKLLQLSRLELIDAVQQEMNENPILEEARETYDGESLHAQEPDLQEIKKNDKLEEVRADERDMDKVDWDNYLNDYSSGAMPTNSYKGLSSSELPGIEQTLSTSESLVDHLMVQLRMLSLDPVREGVGALIIGNLDETGYLRNSTAADLAADADVDEALVEEVLGLIQQFDPLGVAARSAQECLLIQARELMPDDETVMAILNDHLLDLERKKINNITRALEVDDEEVIRAARLIAGLEPKPGRPFSQEAGRYITPDIYIVRNEDGELVCTLNDDGLPQLRVSNYYKSMLAQKKEDGEKDEVRDYIQDKLRGALWLIRSIEQRQSTIIKVTESIIKFQRDFFEKGVEYLRPLVLKEVADDIEMHESTISRVTTNKYVHTPRGVFELKYFFNSAITKTGGDDLASEAVKAKIRDIISGEDPKKPLSDAKIAQKLADEQNIDIARRTVAKYRESMGFLSSSKRKQVF
- a CDS encoding hybrid sensor histidine kinase/response regulator, translated to MSFGALIEKFRAVALDRIERMNVLLVQLEHDPMDAEATEEILREIHTLKGEAKMMGFADVNLVSHQTEHLLTLITERGFEIPQNVVDVAFEGFDIVRQLLTKSAGASDAPVDLSGFVERVTGARSAAALPSSPPISEVFYEPPSQAPASQFDDLAASLAADSWGDSAGPSDDFQDGLRASGGEGSRATAMDSEGVDRSWAPGGLRRGGHGRSTRARIDASQVATARRDGSGKSDDSPSSTSSDRLLRLQVGGSLRVDLEKLERLGDVAGEVLLLSRRLNYGLGELASIRDDLRLWLERLDGVLPIQTVSQLRNVVHRFDDFTSGTREETYLITSRTAQLDEEVRGLRHVPLAQVMSHYPRAVRDLAREQGKRVRLVHAFGNVEVDRTLLSALSEPMLHLIRNAVDHGIESPEERQEMGKEQEAVIRLQAEYIGDSIRVVIEDDGRGISPQLLREKAVARGLFSPERAELLSDQEALALIFDAGFTTRDSVSDVSGRGIGMDVVRRQVTEMGGYIEVESEVGEGTSITMILPVSSAVSQVLMVEIGGRQFALAAKQVVRVGAVSRAEIMRSHGAAFVDYDGEMIALADWAQLLIARGEPQPVDTREKLTVLILRRGSQFVAVSVCQVLGEREAMSRPFGDFLRGVRLCRGVALTDAGEVVPLLNVPELLAQSDVTSPRNMATLSTRARSEKLAGAEATATSPGAKESGDNPDFADLAPHAHEDPDTSNYSPQYRVLVVEDSEITRDLVTRILGNHGYQFVIAEDGQMGWELLQQHPVDLVLSDVQMPRMDGLELLSKIRASREFADLPVVMLTTLGDPKDKARALGLGADGYLVKLDFQESDLVEMVRRHLVID